From Solanum lycopersicum chromosome 8, SLM_r2.1, the proteins below share one genomic window:
- the LOC104648659 gene encoding uncharacterized protein, whose product MNESSTSLWITRGSFGKSKQVIQEQTMEELRSKKKNDPMAVQQVIKNAKARGVKIVHGTRKRKHVNIESEDNDSEVVGSDEIHNHEVVRYICKNREKRTIHMQCYTQINTLNEHQNKLPPNQYNRICGSSCFAMLTAMRRCHMQAQLFRCIMLRELEGSSVNAILFYINGTTLRFTIREFAIISGLNCSDNAADFYFDTDQPNRIIDEYFSGNSPVTKARLAEAFKAKVWGDNQENAYKFGILYYIHEFIMSAEPTTTTIDRLDFDLVETGRFMDYPWGWKASNELAKSINNKIKPCGQYYRIQGFPLPMQVWFYECCSYIDDKIAVKVSSHIPRIINWVTKNDHLRFDYFMKTIFNDADNPIKFRNIEPTAMEIKILKLPPSTEQSISQGLQNDHNKVTDPDDDFQNPPSITSRKGKEKVIECSSPIRKKKKQSVTVISINKSSTKAIKTYTRRSMARKATPSQSININSVAKHSDAGTSHNNEHVEQKSVQERTQMGQIKKSTSITISRDEFKAFKKSVKDEFADLRKMLEDKFKTVLEAMNSKVNVVDDDQQSPIGGIHHQPTYTPHEPQSQSANLTEQEMSCKKRISLVFIS is encoded by the exons ATGAACGAATCATCTACATCTTTGTGGATTACCAGAG GGTCTTTTGGAAAATCAAAACAAGTTATACAAGAACAAACCATGGAAGAGctgagatcaaagaaaaaaaacgacCCTATGGCAGTTCAACAAGTTATAAAAAATGCCAAAGCCAGAGGTGTTAAAATTGTACATGGAACAAGAAAGAGGAAACATGTTAACATTGAATCAGAGGATAATGATTCTGAAGTTGTCGGATCTGATGAAATTCATAATCATGAG gtAGTCAGATATATTTGCAAGAACCGTGAAAAAAGGACAATTCACATGCAATGTTATACGCAAATCAACACATTGAATGAGCATCAGAATAAACTGCCTCCAAATCAATATAATCGTATATGTGGATCATCGTGTTTTGCAATGTTAACAGCAATGAGACGATGTCACATGCAAGCACAATTGTTTAGATGCATTATGTTGAGGGAGTTGGAAGGTAGTTCTGTGAATGCaatacttttttatataaatggcACAACGCTTCGATTCACAATACGGGAATTTGCCATTATTTCTGGTTTGAATTGTTCTGATAATGCTGCTGACTTCTACTTTGATACTGATCAACCCAATAGAATCATCGATGAGTATTTTTCAGGAAATTCTCCTGTCACTAAAGCTCGTTTGGCTGAAGCTTTTAAAGCAAAGGTATGGGGTGACAATCAGGAAAATGCATACAAGTTTGGGATTCTATATTATATACATGAGTTTATCATGTCCGCAGAACCTACTACAACAACAATAGATAGGTTGGACTTTGATCTGGTTGAAACAGGTAGATTTATGGATTATCCGTGGGGTTGGAAGGCTTCTAATGAACTTGCTAAATCCATAAACAATAAGATAAAGCCATGTGGACAGTACTACAGAATTCAGGGTTTTCCACTTCCAATGCAAGTTTGGTTCTATGAATGTTGCTCGTATATTGATGACAAGATTGCTGTCAAGGTTTCTAGTCACATTCCTCGGATTATCAATTGGGTGACTAAGAACGACCATCTTCGGTTTGATTATTTCatgaaaacaatttttaatGATGCAGATAATCCG ATTAAGTTCAGAAATATTGAGCCAACAGCGATGGAAATTAAAATCCTCAAACTTCCACCATCGACAGAACAATCAATTTCTCAGGGCCTGCAGAATGATCACAATAAAGTTACAGATCCGGATGATGATTTCCAAAACCCGCCCAGCATAACAAgcagaaaaggaaaagaaaaagttattgaATGTTCTTCACCgattaggaaaaagaaaaagcaatCTGTTACAGTCATCTCCATCAACAAATCCTCAACAAAGGCAATTAAGACATACACACGAAGATCAATGGCGCGCAAAGCCACACCTTCACAGTCCATCAATATCAACAGTGTTGCGAAACACAGTGATGCAGGTACGTCACACAACAATGAACATGTAGAGCAGAAAAGTGTACAAGAAAGAACACAAATGGGGCAAATTAAGAAGTCAACAAGCATTACAATTTCGCGTGATGAATTTAAAGCATTCAAAAAATCG GTCAAGGACGAGTTCGCTGATTTGAGAAAAATGCTTGAAGACAAATTCAAAACAGTGTTGGAAGCCATGAATTCAAAG gtTAATGTCGTCGATGATGATCAACAATCACCCATCGGAGGTATTCATCACCAGCCCACATACACTCCACATGAACCTCAAAGTCAATCTGCAAATTTGACTGAACAAGAG ATGTCATGCAAGAAACGCATATCACTCGTGTTCATCAGTTAA